CCTTGCAAATGGCCATTTGGTGAGTTTATTTGCTTGTATGTGCATCCTGTCCCGGAAATATTCTATGGAGCCTCTGTATGGTGCATAGCTGTGGTCGCTATAGATCGATACCGGAAAATAGTCACATCGAAAACGTCAAGGCGAATCAACAGTGCCGTCACATTACGAACAGCTAAGATTGTTGCAGCTTGTTTGTGGATGGCATCATTTTTGGTCTTCTGTCTTCCGCTTTACTTTGTTATGAAATATCACGAACAGCCAGGTGGAAGGTTAGCCTCGTGCAACCCAATGATGTCTTTCACTTTTAGTGGCGTCTACATGGGCGTTTTgacctttttttcttacattttacCCTTGACCGTAATAACCTTCACCTACATCGTTATATCACGGGTAATAAATCGGAGCAGTACCTTCATCAAACTAATGAAGAATGAAGGAAATCGAAAGGCAGATGATGAACAACGTCTCTCCAAAATTAAGAGCGTTCGCCTTAGACAAAACGAACGCGCCAAGAAAATTCTTACGCCACTCGTTTTGACTTTCGCCGTCACAATGCTTCCCTTGAATATTTTTCGTCTCATCTGGGCGTTGAAGCCAGCACCGGTCGAACAACATGTTAAATTGATATTGAACGTGGTGacggtttttgttttgattaacTCATCTGCAAATCCCGTGATTTATTCTGTTGTAAGCAAAGAATATCGGAAGTTGCTGGCTAATCTATGTCTCAGAGAACGTGACAGAACGTTTTCTCTTCCTTTGCCTCTAATTCAATCATCACACCGACGCAAATCAGCGCTTTAGTAAGGGTACCTACAGGAACCTGAACGCATGCGGAGTTCATTTTTTATAGCAGTTTAATTTcggtagtattttttttttattttctagagGCACTTTAATTGACTGAGATGAGTCCTTAAAGACCAATAGCTTAATTCTCGGAGACCCACTTCACCCCCGGCGTCGTGGTCCCTGATGCAAACTATTTAATCACCACGCTTTCTGAGCTGAACATGAAAAAGGACACATTTATTCAGTgagccctttttttttttttcttttttttttcagcaggATGTGTAGAAGAATTATACTGGACCTTATTCTATTTAGCATGATAAAAATCTAAGGCTCAAAGTTTGCGAGGCTGCGCTAACAggcgaatttttgtttacattttttccctCTTTAAAACATACTCCACTTATTTTGTAAGAGTTACAAATCAGTGTACAAAGTTGGTATAAGCTAACAAACTattttgatggctgatatttcatTTAAGTAATACGTAAAGGTTAGGCAATACTTAAAGGTTacgcctttatttaaagagggtaaacaCGTGACGGTTATGATAACactgataaacttgtggccatctataaattaaaaaataaaatcaaatattaCAATAATGTTATGTTACTgtacaaaagataaaaattaacattaatagacacaattaaaaacaagaacgctcttagtagcgttgagtctcggtTGCTTGGAGATGAGTTTTGCATATGAAATTCCTTGTTAACATAAGGTCTCTCATATTTCCAGAGGTCACGCCCACAGTAGATCTCGGTCAAAATATTCGtaa
The genomic region above belongs to Porites lutea chromosome 12, jaPorLute2.1, whole genome shotgun sequence and contains:
- the LOC140953515 gene encoding somatostatin receptor type 2-like — encoded protein: MANCSIANESDFNSTDERAMPVDEAFILSLQVFIALFGVVGNILVITVITKMGKKKQAGDLYLLNLAIADLGTLVLTFPSIVVREKLPCKWPFGEFICLYVHPVPEIFYGASVWCIAVVAIDRYRKIVTSKTSRRINSAVTLRTAKIVAACLWMASFLVFCLPLYFVMKYHEQPGGRLASCNPMMSFTFSGVYMGVLTFFSYILPLTVITFTYIVISRVINRSSTFIKLMKNEGNRKADDEQRLSKIKSVRLRQNERAKKILTPLVLTFAVTMLPLNIFRLIWALKPAPVEQHVKLILNVVTVFVLINSSANPVIYSVVSKEYRKLLANLCLRERDRTFSLPLPLIQSSHRRKSAL